A stretch of Alkalicella caledoniensis DNA encodes these proteins:
- a CDS encoding helix-turn-helix domain-containing protein — MFISYDLAYFGRELNRLRKDMGYSQSYVQKKVGVNVDTIRKIENGEVKPRYETLELLSLAYKFDLLELLKSCRSNKHLVDYHDELDYITANYHKDKLIELEKSIHDNFSSKTGVSLVNIHELTQFKVFISSIRKFHSSFSIEWDAAELDLIRSLRLTIPNFNIKKYKDYKYSYIEIRILFLISLLIAENHSNYEISIEILTFILDSLMNDVTNTKYKDFLIIKVYSNIAYNFHMLDEHQKVIETSNAGINFCINKQTHHSLYSLFYRKGIAQFSLGYKGYMESLKTAIFLLKLEGFNDLYMQYIEITKKKYGIFIPKV; from the coding sequence ATGTTCATTAGTTATGACCTTGCATATTTTGGTAGGGAACTCAATAGATTAAGAAAAGATATGGGGTATAGTCAATCGTATGTTCAAAAAAAAGTGGGCGTGAATGTAGATACCATAAGGAAAATTGAAAATGGCGAAGTCAAGCCTAGATACGAAACTTTGGAATTACTTTCACTTGCTTATAAGTTTGATCTATTAGAGTTACTCAAAAGCTGTAGGTCCAATAAGCATTTAGTGGATTATCACGATGAACTTGACTACATTACAGCAAATTACCATAAAGATAAGCTTATTGAGTTAGAGAAAAGTATACATGATAATTTTTCATCAAAAACCGGAGTATCGTTAGTTAATATTCATGAATTGACGCAGTTTAAAGTATTCATTAGCTCTATTAGAAAATTTCACTCTAGTTTTTCTATTGAATGGGATGCTGCTGAGCTTGACTTAATAAGAAGTTTACGCCTAACTATTCCAAACTTTAACATAAAAAAATATAAGGATTATAAGTACAGTTACATAGAGATTAGAATTCTATTTCTCATAAGCTTATTGATAGCCGAAAACCATAGCAATTACGAAATTAGTATTGAAATACTAACATTTATTTTAGATTCCTTAATGAACGATGTTACTAATACGAAATATAAAGACTTTCTAATCATAAAAGTTTACTCGAATATAGCGTATAACTTTCACATGCTAGATGAGCATCAGAAAGTCATCGAAACTTCTAATGCAGGAATAAATTTCTGTATCAACAAACAGACACATCATTCCCTATACTCATTATTCTATAGAAAAGGGATAGCCCAGTTTAGTCTTGGATATAAGGGGTATATGGAATCTTTAAAAACAGCTATTTTTCTCCTAAAGTTAGAAGGTTTTAATGACCTTTATATGCAATATATTGAAATTACTAAGAAAAAATATGGAATTTTTATCCCAAAGGTTTAA
- a CDS encoding PqqD family protein encodes MDLGRMSIKGKENIILREIEGEYILVPISRNFSNTTSIYKLNKTSVYIWDLIKDNEVKLTKLAHNFSEKFKVDEETALNDVNDLLYKLNEYSLIELNNEAD; translated from the coding sequence ATGGATTTAGGTAGAATGTCTATCAAAGGAAAAGAAAATATAATACTTAGAGAGATCGAGGGTGAATACATTTTGGTTCCTATCTCACGCAATTTTAGTAACACAACATCTATATATAAACTAAATAAAACCTCTGTCTATATTTGGGACTTAATAAAGGATAATGAGGTTAAACTAACTAAACTGGCTCATAATTTTAGTGAAAAGTTTAAGGTAGATGAAGAAACTGCACTGAATGACGTGAATGATTTACTTTACAAACTTAATGAATATAGTCTTATTGAGCTAAACAATGAAGCAGATTAA
- a CDS encoding S24/S26 family peptidase, which yields MHPTILNYSTVNIVAPRGYEIGKIYAYHDDLESFPRLVCHRLIKIQGGLYYFKGDNRNKVDVPIKKDFILGEVKL from the coding sequence ATGCATCCAACTATTTTAAACTACTCTACAGTTAATATTGTAGCACCCAGAGGTTATGAAATAGGCAAAATTTACGCATATCATGATGATTTAGAGAGTTTCCCGAGGTTAGTTTGCCATAGATTAATCAAGATACAAGGGGGGCTATACTATTTTAAAGGTGATAATAGAAATAAAGTAGATGTACCAATCAAGAAAGACTTTATACTAGGGGAGGTGAAGCTTTGA
- a CDS encoding radical SAM protein: MSLVSNVLGFELTDSCNFYCIHCYLGKKKNNYLNTNIISFVEKLLGNQFVIVDFTGGEPLLHPEFIDIYTFLVKRGYLIRIYTNGSILNKEIMDLFRQYMPYHIYISVYGMTSATYQEITGTNLFDKVFENIGVLNDICNDLTLNFTVLRQNYNDVEYFKAYCATNKFRYSISNQVIPNLDNSLNVENYRLHPKEIVDLNTNIVTTADSPHYCDAGKSIFIDSTAMLRGCPILKTKYDLHLSKPCTDMQQIKLARRQIIEFCKEEKMCAGWLNIEENAINYVNKIAYYRKNKGL, from the coding sequence TTGAGTCTAGTTAGTAATGTATTAGGTTTTGAACTTACTGATTCTTGTAATTTTTACTGTATTCATTGCTACTTAGGAAAGAAAAAAAATAACTATCTAAATACAAATATTATTAGTTTTGTTGAAAAACTATTAGGTAATCAATTTGTAATCGTTGATTTCACAGGTGGTGAGCCACTGTTACACCCGGAGTTTATTGATATATATACTTTCCTTGTAAAAAGAGGGTATCTTATAAGAATATACACTAATGGATCCATTTTAAATAAAGAGATAATGGATTTATTTCGTCAGTATATGCCATATCACATTTATATATCAGTATATGGTATGACATCAGCAACTTATCAAGAGATTACTGGAACCAATTTATTTGATAAGGTATTCGAAAATATAGGAGTTTTAAATGATATATGTAATGACTTAACCTTAAACTTTACTGTGCTAAGGCAGAATTATAATGATGTAGAGTATTTTAAAGCATATTGCGCTACTAATAAGTTTAGATATTCCATATCTAATCAAGTAATACCTAATTTAGATAATAGCCTTAATGTTGAAAACTATAGACTGCATCCTAAAGAAATAGTAGACCTTAATACAAACATTGTTACTACTGCTGACTCACCTCACTATTGTGACGCAGGAAAAAGTATATTTATAGATTCTACAGCGATGTTACGCGGTTGCCCAATTTTAAAAACTAAATATGATTTACATCTTTCAAAACCTTGTACGGATATGCAACAAATTAAACTAGCAAGAAGACAAATAATAGAATTTTGTAAAGAGGAAAAAATGTGTGCAGGGTGGTTAAATATAGAAGAAAATGCAATAAATTATGTCAACAAAATAGCATATTATAGGAAAAACAAGGGATTATGA
- a CDS encoding ABC transporter ATP-binding protein produces the protein MKEIIKIIKLSEVQLSKIVICFVMGILSSLLATVPVLFLGYAISALTSDVIQPLNVFPNLNQATFYLMIYVLTLLTSIIFRNVFCYYSTIISDGVIISLRKQIYSKILSLEYSVFNKKSKGELIHITMNETQKLDFIFSQALFTVFSDIFDLMWISIILFFTDWKLVLILASIVPFIYYASIVTAKIQKKIFSDISKIDSKITSKIESTYNGLESIKAYCSEDLEMDKFSKLTSESLVKKKKSAAILSFYFPTEGVLRLIGTSFLLFYCFYQIQNGLIEIGFITVMLNYSNKFYNPIQNTSKYYQSIQAGLVSSKRILEVLSLTEERKEKKLDFYHTNTPTNEIIFTNINLSIDDKEVFSDLSFKCSKGDIILVKGKSGAGKSTFLKMMLKFYPVEDNKIKIFGLDINSFDTKKLRSIITYSSQNIFLTNESIYSNIEYPSISRSNQLFRSKETIGKFIDQLSIKKPLDFTVFEGGSNISGGEKKRIDFARAYIKEAEIFLFDEPTAGLDIDNESIILKKIKELKGKSTVFIVTHSESALAYEIADRVIEL, from the coding sequence ATGAAAGAGATCATAAAGATTATTAAACTATCAGAAGTTCAACTTAGTAAAATAGTTATATGTTTTGTTATGGGTATACTCTCATCTTTATTGGCTACTGTACCAGTACTTTTCTTAGGGTACGCTATTTCTGCTCTTACTTCTGATGTTATTCAACCATTAAATGTTTTCCCAAATCTTAATCAAGCTACATTTTATCTAATGATATACGTATTAACCTTGCTCACTTCAATTATTTTCAGAAATGTATTTTGCTATTATTCTACAATAATTTCTGATGGAGTTATTATATCACTACGGAAACAAATTTATAGTAAAATTTTATCATTGGAGTATTCAGTATTTAATAAAAAGAGTAAGGGTGAATTAATACATATTACTATGAACGAAACACAAAAACTTGATTTTATTTTTAGCCAAGCCTTGTTTACGGTGTTCTCAGATATATTTGACTTGATGTGGATTTCAATAATTTTATTTTTTACTGACTGGAAATTAGTACTTATACTGGCTTCGATAGTTCCATTTATTTATTATGCCAGCATAGTAACGGCTAAAATCCAGAAGAAGATCTTTTCTGATATATCTAAAATTGATAGTAAAATAACTTCAAAAATTGAATCCACCTATAATGGACTTGAAAGCATAAAGGCTTATTGTTCAGAAGATTTAGAGATGGATAAGTTTTCAAAATTGACAAGCGAATCATTGGTAAAAAAGAAGAAAAGTGCTGCAATACTTTCGTTTTACTTTCCCACTGAAGGGGTATTACGTTTAATAGGAACAAGCTTTTTACTATTTTATTGTTTTTACCAGATTCAAAATGGATTGATAGAGATTGGATTTATTACTGTCATGCTAAACTACTCAAATAAGTTTTATAATCCTATTCAAAATACATCCAAGTATTATCAATCAATTCAAGCAGGATTAGTTTCTTCAAAAAGAATTCTAGAAGTATTATCTCTAACCGAGGAAAGAAAAGAAAAAAAGCTGGATTTCTATCATACTAATACTCCAACAAATGAGATTATTTTTACAAATATTAATTTAAGTATAGATGATAAGGAAGTATTTTCTGATTTGTCGTTTAAGTGTTCAAAAGGTGATATTATTTTGGTTAAAGGAAAGAGTGGGGCGGGAAAATCAACTTTTTTGAAGATGATGTTAAAATTCTATCCTGTGGAGGATAATAAAATAAAAATTTTTGGATTAGACATAAATTCATTTGATACAAAAAAACTAAGATCAATTATTACCTACTCTAGTCAAAATATTTTTTTAACTAATGAAAGTATATATAGTAACATTGAGTATCCTAGCATTAGCAGAAGTAACCAATTGTTTAGAAGTAAAGAAACCATCGGAAAATTTATAGATCAACTAAGTATTAAAAAACCTTTAGACTTTACTGTTTTTGAAGGTGGAAGTAACATCTCCGGTGGAGAAAAAAAAAGAATTGACTTTGCAAGAGCCTATATAAAAGAGGCAGAGATATTTTTATTTGATGAACCAACTGCAGGCTTAGATATTGATAATGAGAGTATTATACTTAAAAAAATCAAAGAATTAAAAGGGAAAAGCACCGTGTTTATAGTAACGCACAGTGAGAGTGCTTTAGCATATGAAATTGCTGATAGAGTAATTGAATTATAA
- a CDS encoding radical SAM protein, with product MSFTKSNNRIPEIGHFEITRDCNNKCGFCYNFKDEKEELSTEQIFSLIDQVVDKGCIYINISGGEPLLRRDFSSIYEYIIKAGVRVSIETNASLLTKDMLDLFEEFPPSKILASLYGYYQKTYRIVTRSSVDVEVVKNNIIDLRNICEDVLVRTPVTRDNFQELYLIERFGKEVNCKFSYDPKIWWRQDGKRNAKYRCTSREVYKMLTVSPIYKELYRKVVELEQRPYTISGCNWGKKEFYINPYGEMHYCIVFWANKYDLTKGNFKEAWDVWYERFNHKKCVGKLIYPTQNNCPAGYIYYHTSIDPIDTLNDFNH from the coding sequence ATGTCTTTTACGAAATCAAATAATAGAATTCCGGAAATAGGCCATTTTGAGATCACAAGAGATTGTAATAATAAATGTGGTTTTTGTTATAACTTCAAGGATGAGAAAGAAGAGCTATCCACTGAACAGATTTTTAGTTTAATTGATCAAGTTGTTGACAAAGGCTGTATTTATATAAATATTTCCGGAGGAGAACCGTTGTTAAGACGGGATTTTAGCTCTATATACGAATATATTATTAAAGCAGGAGTTCGTGTTAGTATAGAAACAAATGCTTCGCTACTTACTAAGGATATGTTGGATTTGTTTGAAGAATTTCCGCCTTCAAAAATTCTAGCATCATTATACGGTTATTATCAAAAAACCTATAGAATAGTAACTAGGTCTTCAGTTGATGTTGAAGTAGTGAAAAATAATATTATTGATCTTCGCAATATTTGTGAGGATGTGCTAGTCAGAACTCCTGTTACAAGAGATAACTTTCAGGAATTATACTTAATTGAGCGATTTGGGAAAGAAGTTAATTGTAAGTTTTCATACGACCCCAAAATATGGTGGCGTCAAGATGGGAAAAGAAATGCCAAGTATAGGTGTACTTCAAGAGAAGTCTATAAGATGTTAACAGTGTCTCCTATTTATAAAGAATTATACAGGAAAGTAGTTGAACTAGAACAAAGACCATACACAATTAGTGGATGCAACTGGGGGAAAAAGGAGTTTTATATAAATCCTTATGGAGAAATGCATTATTGTATTGTTTTCTGGGCAAATAAATATGACCTAACTAAAGGCAATTTTAAGGAAGCATGGGATGTATGGTATGAAAGATTTAATCATAAGAAATGCGTAGGAAAATTAATTTACCCAACTCAAAACAATTGTCCTGCTGGTTATATATATTACCATACATCGATTGATCCTATTGACACTTTGAATGATTTTAATCACTAA
- a CDS encoding sensor histidine kinase, with protein MKKNKKLRWIPPFILLLVSIWVGMQGLNLKNYVIYFLIMLANGQIRTHFLNGKFILLSVFIDLGLAYFLHGRFFGMTYLLLYIPLFDGLCMLNEEKIATTIVSTGVLYWVIKDREPEIVLMNVLLLTVFILLIQTMKKMGSTIKDLEKHYDENRSYSYQLEETKERLEKYNRNIESVAQLEERNRISREIHDTIGHKLTATLLQLEAVIRVQKIESDTRKMLESVRDNLSASVDILRKTVKKIGGSTKITGINSIRKLVQDLEESTSVKVNLDIKGIVRKLYPSVELAIYKNIQEAMTNAIRHGMCTSIDIEINYFHDKVIFSVNNDGKGCEEVSFGMGLKGMKERIELVGGELFIVAKTKGFEVKGIIPVEGDVS; from the coding sequence ATGAAAAAAAATAAGAAATTGCGCTGGATACCACCGTTTATATTACTGCTAGTGAGCATTTGGGTGGGTATGCAGGGATTGAATCTCAAAAACTATGTGATTTATTTTCTAATAATGCTGGCAAATGGGCAGATTCGAACACATTTTTTAAACGGTAAGTTCATACTGTTGTCTGTGTTTATTGATCTGGGGTTGGCATATTTTTTACATGGAAGATTTTTTGGCATGACATACTTACTTTTGTATATACCCCTTTTCGACGGCCTATGTATGTTAAATGAAGAAAAAATAGCTACAACTATTGTATCTACAGGTGTATTATATTGGGTAATAAAGGACAGAGAACCTGAGATTGTTCTTATGAATGTGTTGTTACTTACTGTTTTTATTTTACTTATACAGACTATGAAAAAAATGGGGAGTACAATAAAAGACTTAGAAAAACATTATGATGAGAATAGAAGCTATAGCTATCAATTGGAGGAGACCAAAGAAAGACTTGAGAAATACAATCGCAACATCGAAAGTGTAGCTCAGCTGGAGGAACGCAATAGAATTTCTAGGGAGATACACGATACAATCGGACACAAATTAACAGCTACTCTATTACAATTAGAGGCAGTAATTAGGGTACAAAAAATAGAATCGGATACAAGGAAAATGCTTGAGTCAGTTAGGGATAATCTATCAGCTAGTGTGGATATACTTCGTAAAACTGTAAAAAAGATCGGTGGCAGCACAAAAATCACAGGCATAAACTCTATCAGAAAGCTTGTACAGGACCTTGAAGAATCCACATCAGTGAAGGTCAATCTTGATATAAAGGGAATTGTACGAAAGCTGTACCCCAGTGTAGAACTTGCCATATATAAAAATATCCAAGAGGCTATGACAAATGCCATAAGACATGGAATGTGTACTAGTATTGACATAGAAATAAACTATTTTCATGACAAGGTAATATTCTCAGTTAACAATGACGGAAAGGGCTGTGAGGAAGTTAGTTTTGGAATGGGCTTAAAGGGAATGAAGGAGCGTATAGAGTTAGTTGGTGGTGAGCTTTTCATAGTAGCTAAAACCAAAGGATTTGAAGTAAAGGGTATTATCCCAGTGGAAGGAGATGTGTCATAG
- a CDS encoding response regulator, which translates to MDIKVMLVDDDDLVRNSLAMILQTDPVIKVVSTCQNGDIAFKELQKGLVVDVIMMDIRMPICDGVEATRRIMELYPKMKIIILTTFDDDEYLLNGLKYGAKGYLLKNTNPDKIMESIKVVNSGSVLIQGDVSPRLVKMLKGDSDSFLDSYDLSSSERDIIKLISQGITNKEIADKLFLSEGTVKNKITQILNKLDLRDRTQIAIFYLKGGQ; encoded by the coding sequence GTGGATATTAAAGTTATGCTAGTTGATGATGATGATTTAGTTAGAAACAGCCTTGCCATGATATTGCAGACAGATCCAGTTATCAAGGTAGTTAGTACATGCCAAAATGGAGACATAGCTTTTAAAGAGCTGCAAAAGGGATTAGTTGTAGATGTTATAATGATGGATATAAGGATGCCTATCTGTGACGGTGTGGAAGCAACACGACGGATAATGGAGCTTTACCCCAAGATGAAAATAATCATTCTTACAACCTTTGACGATGATGAATACTTACTAAATGGTTTGAAATATGGAGCTAAGGGGTATCTTTTAAAAAATACCAACCCGGATAAAATAATGGAATCCATTAAAGTTGTTAATTCCGGCAGTGTCTTAATACAGGGAGATGTCTCGCCACGGTTAGTAAAAATGCTAAAGGGTGATAGTGACAGTTTTTTAGATAGTTATGACCTATCAAGTAGTGAAAGAGATATAATCAAGCTCATATCCCAAGGGATTACTAATAAGGAGATTGCGGATAAATTGTTCTTAAGTGAAGGAACAGTGAAAAATAAAATCACTCAAATATTAAACAAATTGGACCTAAGGGACAGAACCCAAATAGCAATATTTTACCTAAAAGGAGGCCAGTAA
- a CDS encoding transposase, translating into MSTPHRKKIRIKDYDYSLAGGYFVTICTNNKTKIFSNVSNGEVNLTPCGKMIDEKLKEMGNKYNGVILDEYVIMPNHIHVILILEGDSVPLHSLIGKFKSVTTVEYFKRVKDLGWKPVDKKLWQRNYYEHVIRNNKDLFVHRNYIEENPTRWDSDEYY; encoded by the coding sequence ATGAGTACACCTCACAGGAAGAAAATTAGAATCAAAGACTATGATTATTCTTTGGCGGGAGGTTATTTTGTAACAATATGCACAAATAATAAAACCAAGATTTTTAGTAATGTTTCCAATGGAGAAGTAAATCTAACACCTTGTGGGAAGATGATTGACGAAAAATTGAAGGAAATGGGAAATAAATATAATGGGGTTATATTAGACGAATACGTAATAATGCCTAACCACATTCATGTTATTTTAATACTAGAAGGTGATTCAGTGCCTCTACACTCCTTGATTGGTAAGTTTAAATCAGTAACAACAGTTGAATACTTTAAAAGGGTAAAAGACTTAGGGTGGAAGCCTGTAGATAAAAAGTTATGGCAAAGGAATTACTATGAACACGTTATTAGGAATAATAAGGATTTATTTGTACATAGAAATTATATAGAAGAAAACCCGACAAGATGGGATTCAGACGAATATTACTAA
- a CDS encoding ABC transporter ATP-binding protein — MSIITLNNLVKRYGNNIAVDNVNLKVNQGEIFGLLGPNGAGKSTTIKMIMGLLKPNAGEVFVDKYNVEKQNLEAKRLLGLVPQELAVFESLSARENVQFFGGLYGLRGKELDEKIDQALEFTGLKDRQKEVASKFSGGMKRRLNIACAIVHQPQIIIMDEPTVGIDPQSRNHILDSVRELNRRGATIIYTSHYMEEVEAVCSRVGIIDHGKLIACGTKEQLKEQIGTEKKILIELKKLNEDVIPEIKEIPGVVGVAHKENKLEVHTQNSHDHLQDILFVLGKWNLAVRNIGVKEPDLESLFLELTGKVLRD, encoded by the coding sequence ATGAGTATTATAACCTTAAACAATCTTGTCAAAAGATATGGAAATAATATAGCAGTGGATAATGTAAACTTGAAAGTTAATCAAGGAGAAATATTTGGTCTTTTAGGTCCTAATGGTGCAGGTAAAAGTACCACTATTAAAATGATCATGGGTTTACTGAAACCAAACGCTGGGGAAGTTTTCGTTGACAAGTACAATGTGGAGAAACAAAACTTAGAGGCCAAGAGGCTGTTAGGGTTAGTACCACAGGAACTAGCTGTGTTTGAAAGCTTATCTGCTAGGGAAAATGTTCAGTTTTTTGGTGGTTTATACGGACTAAGGGGTAAAGAGTTAGATGAGAAAATAGATCAAGCACTGGAGTTTACAGGTCTTAAGGACCGCCAAAAGGAAGTGGCTAGTAAGTTTTCAGGTGGTATGAAAAGAAGGTTAAACATAGCCTGTGCCATAGTTCACCAACCACAAATAATAATAATGGATGAACCAACGGTAGGTATCGACCCACAATCTAGAAACCACATCTTAGATTCAGTGAGAGAACTAAACAGAAGAGGTGCAACCATAATTTATACCAGTCACTATATGGAAGAGGTTGAAGCTGTTTGCTCGAGGGTAGGTATCATCGATCATGGAAAACTAATTGCATGTGGAACCAAAGAACAACTAAAAGAGCAAATAGGTACAGAAAAAAAGATATTAATTGAACTAAAAAAGCTTAATGAAGATGTTATTCCAGAAATTAAAGAAATTCCTGGGGTGGTGGGAGTAGCCCATAAAGAAAATAAACTCGAGGTACACACTCAAAACTCCCATGATCACCTACAAGATATATTATTTGTCTTAGGGAAATGGAATCTTGCAGTGCGTAATATCGGTGTAAAAGAGCCGGATTTAGAAAGTCTATTCCTAGAGCTTACCGGTAAAGTGTTGAGGGATTAA
- a CDS encoding ABC transporter permease, with the protein MYELFIIARKNIKLFFKNIVLIPMFVGIPLFQTYMMSNMLGSEPSTGVVEGFVKLTLLGEQMGTALDFPMVSVLIQFVFITSVVLSATMMTERQENTYLRILASPIRKWKVVVGNLIGNTLVVLMVSSFIMLGSYLVFDISWGSSMALLIPFTILVAFAAASILYFIASFFTSPKVAEGAMSMIVILMTFLSGGFTGEGSLPRLRYLTFNKYAVDGFLGIIREQNIGVLATNALVLLSLAVLSIIAATIIYERRDLNG; encoded by the coding sequence ATGTATGAGTTATTTATAATAGCTAGAAAAAATATAAAACTTTTTTTCAAAAACATTGTATTAATACCCATGTTTGTTGGGATCCCATTGTTCCAAACTTATATGATGAGCAATATGCTTGGTAGTGAACCATCAACGGGGGTAGTGGAAGGGTTTGTTAAACTTACTTTACTAGGTGAACAGATGGGAACAGCCCTTGACTTCCCCATGGTTTCAGTGCTAATCCAATTTGTATTTATAACCTCTGTTGTATTAAGTGCTACCATGATGACTGAAAGGCAGGAGAACACGTATCTAAGGATACTGGCTTCACCTATTAGGAAATGGAAAGTGGTAGTGGGGAACTTAATAGGGAACACTCTAGTAGTTCTTATGGTATCATCATTTATCATGCTAGGCAGTTACTTGGTATTTGATATATCTTGGGGTAGCTCAATGGCTCTTTTAATACCATTTACCATTTTAGTAGCCTTTGCAGCTGCTTCAATATTATACTTCATAGCATCATTTTTTACCTCCCCTAAAGTTGCTGAAGGTGCCATGAGTATGATAGTTATTTTAATGACATTTTTAAGTGGTGGTTTTACAGGAGAAGGATCCCTTCCAAGATTAAGGTATCTCACTTTTAACAAATATGCAGTTGATGGTTTTCTAGGGATAATTAGAGAGCAAAATATAGGAGTACTAGCTACAAATGCCTTAGTCTTATTATCATTAGCGGTCTTATCTATCATAGCTGCCACCATTATCTATGAAAGAAGGGATTTAAATGGTTAG
- a CDS encoding ABC transporter permease — protein sequence MVSIWIAKNIISRLFREIQTYIFLIIFPILSAFIALAMVSNVSSITVGVAGLENKEMLEYFQLSDSYEFIEVPGNRINNFVKNGEVDYGIIFPNGLLSSMENGLKPSAELVAMNNTTEATELTGFLNGMLEAIHTGGNQTPVNTDHVAELTRVGVGIMTMFIIMYIGYGVGVILEDKKEKTFMRSYSAPISSYSMVLGNLLANILLGVIQLLIFIVFSTYVLGFDWGISLINLFIILFVYMITVIGLAVGLMGFISDNEKYFAVTIIVATASCMLGGSFFPLEYMNTTLQKIANFLPQKWVMESYDVLYLGGSLYDIRTNLIILALFAIALFSFGIKTLKPQEEDL from the coding sequence ATGGTTAGTATCTGGATAGCAAAAAATATAATCTCAAGGCTGTTTCGTGAAATACAGACATATATTTTCCTGATTATATTCCCAATCCTTAGTGCCTTTATAGCACTGGCTATGGTATCTAACGTAAGTTCCATAACTGTTGGGGTAGCAGGACTAGAAAATAAGGAAATGCTAGAGTACTTCCAACTAAGCGACTCATATGAATTTATTGAAGTGCCAGGAAATAGAATCAATAATTTTGTAAAAAATGGAGAAGTGGATTACGGAATAATATTTCCAAATGGTTTATTAAGTTCAATGGAAAATGGACTAAAGCCTTCTGCAGAACTGGTGGCAATGAATAATACAACAGAGGCAACAGAACTAACAGGTTTTTTGAATGGTATGCTAGAAGCTATACACACAGGTGGAAATCAAACTCCTGTTAATACCGACCATGTTGCTGAGTTGACCCGTGTTGGTGTAGGTATCATGACCATGTTTATCATCATGTATATTGGTTATGGAGTGGGAGTTATCCTTGAGGATAAGAAAGAAAAGACATTCATGCGCAGCTATTCAGCACCTATAAGTAGCTATTCAATGGTGCTAGGAAACCTGTTGGCAAATATCCTGCTAGGAGTAATTCAACTACTGATATTCATAGTCTTTAGCACCTATGTTCTAGGATTTGACTGGGGGATATCACTAATAAACCTATTTATTATACTATTTGTGTACATGATCACAGTTATAGGATTAGCAGTTGGTTTAATGGGTTTTATAAGTGATAATGAGAAGTATTTTGCTGTAACAATAATAGTAGCAACTGCTAGCTGTATGCTAGGGGGAAGCTTCTTTCCCTTAGAATATATGAACACAACCTTACAAAAGATAGCTAATTTTCTTCCACAAAAATGGGTAATGGAATCATATGACGTACTATACCTAGGGGGGAGCCTCTACGATATAAGAACGAACCTGATTATACTAGCACTATTCGCCATAGCACTATTCAGTTTTGGAATAAAAACCTTAAAGCCTCAGGAAGAGGACCTTTAA